The following coding sequences are from one Paenibacillus sp. JDR-2 window:
- a CDS encoding Gfo/Idh/MocA family protein codes for MIRVAMLSYWHVHAWDYTREAQAHPDTEIVAVWDEIPARGEEAASKLGVPFFSNLDELLAREDIDGVIVDAPSNIHREVMVKAAQAGKHIFTEKVLALTTKEVNEILAAVEEAGVKLTVSLPRLNDWYTPSIQNVLESGILGKVTLTRVRLSHNGAIANWLPEHFYSLEQCGGGALIDLGCHPMYLTRLFLGEMPVQVQASYGYVTGKDVEDNAVSILTTAGGAIGIVEAGFVNAHSPFTIEIHGTEGSLLYGTPEDRVLVRSNKNGESEWTEADKASGRIKAFEQWADHIQNNTVAAENIRMAQDLTALMEASNRSVAEKRAVRIEEIR; via the coding sequence ATGATTAGAGTCGCAATGTTAAGCTATTGGCATGTTCATGCATGGGATTACACGAGAGAGGCGCAAGCGCATCCGGATACGGAAATCGTAGCGGTATGGGACGAAATTCCGGCTAGAGGCGAGGAAGCGGCTTCCAAGTTAGGCGTTCCTTTCTTCTCTAATCTGGATGAGCTTCTTGCACGCGAAGATATTGACGGAGTTATCGTGGACGCGCCTTCCAATATTCACCGCGAGGTTATGGTAAAAGCCGCGCAAGCCGGCAAGCATATCTTTACGGAAAAAGTGTTGGCGCTTACAACGAAAGAAGTTAACGAGATTCTGGCGGCAGTGGAAGAAGCGGGCGTTAAGCTGACCGTATCGCTGCCAAGACTTAACGACTGGTATACGCCTTCCATTCAGAACGTGCTGGAATCCGGCATTCTGGGCAAAGTTACCTTGACGCGCGTCCGCTTGTCCCATAACGGCGCAATCGCAAACTGGCTTCCGGAGCATTTCTACAGCCTGGAGCAATGCGGCGGCGGCGCTCTGATTGACCTGGGCTGCCATCCGATGTATTTGACTAGACTTTTCCTTGGCGAAATGCCGGTTCAGGTTCAAGCTTCGTACGGTTACGTAACAGGCAAAGACGTAGAGGATAACGCGGTTTCCATTCTCACGACGGCTGGCGGCGCTATCGGTATCGTGGAAGCGGGCTTTGTGAATGCCCATTCGCCATTCACGATCGAGATCCACGGCACGGAAGGCTCGCTCTTGTACGGTACGCCTGAGGACCGCGTTCTTGTCCGCAGCAATAAGAACGGGGAATCGGAGTGGACGGAAGCGGATAAGGCAAGCGGCCGCATTAAGGCATTCGAGCAATGGGCTGACCATATCCAAAATAATACGGTTGCAGCAGAGAACATCCGCATGGCACAGGATCTGACGGCGCTGATGGAAGCATCTAACCGCTCGGTTGCTGAGAAGCGGGCTGTACGTATTGAAGAAATCCGCTAA
- a CDS encoding Gfo/Idh/MocA family protein, with the protein MSKLLKVGIIGCGGIANGKHLPALSKNKNVEIVAFCDVVVERAEEASQKYGAEGSKVYADYRELIADPSIDVVHVLTPNDSHSFITIDSLEAGKHVMCEKPMAKTAAEARAMLDAAKRTGKKLTIGYNNRFRPDSQVLKKVCEQGELGEIYYARAHAIRRRAVPTWGVFLDEEKQGGGPLIDIGTHALDLTLWMMDNYKPVSVTGSVFHKLGSKENAANAWGPWDPAKFTVEDSAVGFIKMENGATITLEASWALNTLDIDEAKCTLCGTEGGADMKNGLRINGEENSRLFVKEIDLSAGGVAFYDGASERDIDVECAAWISAIQNDTDLVVKAEQALVVTEILEAIYESARTGETVYLNREKVAK; encoded by the coding sequence ATGAGTAAATTACTAAAGGTTGGTATCATCGGCTGCGGCGGTATCGCTAATGGCAAGCATCTTCCTGCACTCAGCAAGAACAAGAATGTTGAAATCGTTGCCTTTTGCGACGTTGTAGTGGAACGCGCTGAAGAAGCATCTCAAAAATACGGCGCTGAAGGCTCGAAAGTATACGCGGATTACCGCGAGCTGATTGCCGATCCTTCGATCGATGTTGTACATGTATTAACGCCTAATGACTCGCACTCCTTTATTACGATAGATTCCCTTGAAGCCGGCAAGCATGTTATGTGCGAAAAGCCAATGGCTAAAACGGCTGCTGAAGCGAGAGCTATGCTGGATGCCGCGAAACGCACAGGCAAAAAACTGACAATCGGTTACAACAACCGTTTCCGTCCGGACAGCCAAGTCCTCAAAAAGGTTTGCGAGCAAGGCGAGCTTGGTGAAATCTACTATGCTCGTGCTCATGCTATCCGCCGCCGCGCGGTTCCAACATGGGGCGTATTCCTCGACGAAGAGAAACAAGGCGGCGGACCGCTTATCGATATCGGTACTCACGCGCTTGACCTGACGCTGTGGATGATGGACAACTACAAGCCGGTTTCCGTAACAGGCTCCGTATTCCATAAGCTGGGCTCGAAAGAAAATGCCGCTAACGCTTGGGGCCCATGGGATCCCGCGAAATTTACGGTAGAAGATTCCGCAGTAGGCTTTATCAAAATGGAGAACGGTGCAACAATTACGCTTGAAGCAAGCTGGGCGCTGAATACGCTTGATATCGACGAAGCAAAATGTACGCTTTGCGGTACGGAAGGCGGAGCGGACATGAAGAACGGTCTTCGCATCAATGGTGAAGAGAACAGCCGTTTGTTCGTTAAGGAAATCGACCTTTCCGCTGGCGGCGTGGCGTTCTATGACGGCGCTTCGGAGCGCGATATCGACGTGGAATGCGCAGCTTGGATCAGCGCAATCCAAAACGATACGGATCTGGTAGTTAAAGCAGAGCAGGCTCTTGTCGTAACCGAGATTTTGGAAGCGATTTACGAATCCGCCCGCACTGGCGAGACGGTATACCTCAATCGCGAAAAAGTAGCGAAATAA